Below is a genomic region from Gillisia sp. Hel_I_86.
GATGTGGCAAGATATATGGCACACTGGCTTAAAATAATTCTGGATTCCGGAAACCCAATTGTTGTCACGGCTTGAAAAGTATTATTTGCCATGATAAGGGCTGTTGGGTTGGCATTTCCAATATCTTCACTAGCTGCAATAAGCATTCTCCGGGCGATGAATTTTACATCTTCCCCGCCTTCTATCATTCTGGCAAGCCAATATACAGCTGCATTTGGGTCGCTCCCTCTAATGGACTTTATAAATGCCGAAACAATATCGTAGTGCTGTTCTCCGGTCTTGTCATAAAGAACCGTGTTTTGCTGAACTTTCTCAAGAACTAGTTCGTTGGTAATCTCGATGGATCCTTCTACAGAATTTACCAAGAGTTCAAAAATGTTCAATAATTTTCGTGCATCGCCCCCGCTTAAACGCAATAAAGCTTCGGTTTCGGTAAGTTTAATGCTTTTCTTTTTTATTTCAGTATCTTCTGCAATCGCCCGATGCAATAATGCAATTAAGTCTCCTTTTTCAAAAGGTTTTAAAACATAGACCTGACATCTGGAAAGCAGTGCGGAAATCACTTCGAAACTTGGATTTTCGGTGGTAGCACCAATTAAAGTGACCCAACCTTTTTCCACAGCTCCCAATAAAGAATCTTGCTGGGATTTGCTAAAGCGATGAATTTCATCTATAAATAAGATGGGGTTTTTGGTGGTAAAAAGGCCTTCC
It encodes:
- a CDS encoding replication-associated recombination protein A; translation: MNEPLAERLRPKKLSDYLSQQHLIGKNGALTQQLKQGMIPSLILWGPPGVGKTTLANIIATESNRPFYTLSAINSGVKDIRDVIDRAKKGEGLFTTKNPILFIDEIHRFSKSQQDSLLGAVEKGWVTLIGATTENPSFEVISALLSRCQVYVLKPFEKGDLIALLHRAIAEDTEIKKKSIKLTETEALLRLSGGDARKLLNIFELLVNSVEGSIEITNELVLEKVQQNTVLYDKTGEQHYDIVSAFIKSIRGSDPNAAVYWLARMIEGGEDVKFIARRMLIAASEDIGNANPTALIMANNTFQAVTTIGFPESRIILSQCAIYLATSPKSNASYMAINAAQSIVKETGNLSVPLPIRNAPTKLMKDLGYGDNYKYAHNYENNFAEAEFLPEEIKNTIFYTPGNNQREQVQREFLKKRWKNKYDY